A stretch of the Clostridiales bacterium genome encodes the following:
- a CDS encoding DUF1934 domain-containing protein, protein MIQQTKPVLINLLATARYDHTPDYPIQFMTRGNLSFSGDGEAVIEYTESLQDEDTGESMNAHVSLLMKNGRVTMTRHGDISNMMVFIPKQRFEGVYQTPYGEMNMGVYARDVDCRIGPDSGSIHLKYQLDLQGAYASTNELHLEYTAEQKGNIQ, encoded by the coding sequence TTGATCCAGCAGACAAAGCCGGTCCTGATCAACCTGCTTGCCACCGCAAGATATGACCATACGCCGGATTATCCGATCCAGTTTATGACCCGCGGGAACCTGTCTTTCTCCGGAGACGGTGAGGCCGTTATTGAATATACTGAATCGCTCCAGGATGAAGACACCGGGGAAAGCATGAATGCACATGTTTCCCTTCTGATGAAAAACGGCCGTGTGACCATGACCCGCCACGGTGATATTTCCAATATGATGGTCTTTATTCCGAAGCAGCGTTTTGAAGGTGTTTACCAGACCCCGTACGGAGAGATGAATATGGGCGTTTATGCCCGCGATGTTGATTGCCGGATCGGTCCGGACAGCGGATCCATCCACCTGAAATATCAGCTGGACCTGCAAGGCGCCTACGCATCCACCAATGAGCTTCATCTCGAATACACCGCAGAGCAGAAAGGGAACATTCAATGA
- a CDS encoding NAD(P)-dependent glycerol-3-phosphate dehydrogenase: MNITILGSGTWGLALARVLCLNGHCVTVWSKFDEEAEALSRTRKSPNLPEMVIPDSVVITSDCRTVLNCADYIIVAVPSVYIRETIHSFLPFVQDDPIWINASKGIEKDTSMILTDVIREELGRGGFPNARITAISGPTHAEEVATDLPTLIVAAGPDESAKCVQRLFEGTCIRPYTNPDLRGVQICGALKNVEALAVGIAKGLGYGDNTRAAMITRGMEEIRRLGLAMGCQERTFFGLAGIGDLIVTATSDHSRNNRCGILLGQGVPVQEAVRRIGMVVEGLNALPAAVSLCRQYHMEMPLIEGVRKIVEDHADPAEIVRDLMNRSLKNEI, translated from the coding sequence ATGAACATTACCATCCTCGGTTCCGGTACATGGGGACTTGCGCTGGCCCGTGTTCTCTGCCTGAACGGACATTGCGTCACTGTCTGGAGCAAGTTTGATGAAGAGGCAGAAGCCCTCTCCCGGACGCGCAAATCCCCGAATCTTCCGGAAATGGTGATCCCGGATAGCGTAGTCATTACATCTGACTGCCGCACGGTCCTGAACTGTGCTGATTATATCATTGTGGCCGTTCCGTCCGTTTACATCCGTGAAACCATCCATTCCTTCCTTCCGTTTGTTCAGGATGATCCCATATGGATCAACGCCTCCAAAGGAATTGAAAAAGATACCTCCATGATCCTGACCGACGTCATTCGTGAGGAACTGGGAAGGGGCGGGTTCCCGAATGCCCGGATTACCGCGATCAGCGGCCCGACCCATGCTGAAGAAGTTGCAACCGACCTGCCGACACTGATCGTCGCCGCCGGGCCGGACGAAAGTGCAAAATGTGTCCAGAGGCTTTTTGAGGGCACCTGCATCCGGCCGTATACCAATCCGGATCTCCGCGGTGTCCAGATCTGCGGAGCGCTGAAAAATGTGGAAGCGCTCGCCGTCGGTATTGCAAAGGGGCTCGGTTACGGAGACAATACGCGTGCCGCCATGATCACGCGCGGTATGGAGGAAATCCGGCGGCTCGGGCTGGCAATGGGCTGTCAGGAACGCACTTTTTTCGGTCTGGCCGGTATCGGTGACCTGATCGTAACCGCCACCAGCGATCATTCCCGCAACAACCGGTGCGGGATCCTTCTGGGGCAGGGAGTTCCGGTTCAGGAAGCTGTCCGCAGGATCGGAATGGTCGTGGAAGGGCTGAACGCACTTCCTGCCGCAGTTTCTCTCTGCAGGCAGTACCATATGGAAATGCCTCTGATTGAGGGTGTGCGGAAAATTGTGGAGGATCATGCGGATCCTGCTGAAATCGTCCGCGACCTGATGAACCGAAGCCTGAAAAATGAAATCTGA
- a CDS encoding DUF4982 domain-containing protein, producing the protein MTRLINDGWEFLKLPNGSSITDAKSSSGWVPVDLPHDWLIWQADNLYESADAWYRRSIRMDADLPPVCLIHFDGVYMDCDILLNDEVIDSHAYGYTAFTTDLSSRLHPGMNEVMVHIRHQSPNSRWYSGSGIFRDVTLLFLPESHIVPDSFYIVESKDDETWNIAVTAETAGGSDIPFQFDLLDRELNTAATVCGRSSGSSVSAVLHLPDAHLWSVSSPYLYTLRWQYGEQTGVRKIGIRSIRMDPDSGLYINNESVKLKGVCLHHDLGALGAAFHEKAARRQLKLMQEMGVNALRTSHNPPAEKMLDLCDELGILVVDEAFDMWERSKTEFDYARFFPTWEERDVASWIRRDRCHPSVIMWSIGNEIYDVYADIRGAEVTQMLKEQVEFHDPARHAAVTFGCNYMPWEGGQRCADILKTAGYNYGENLYATHHRQHPDWIIYGSETGSVLSSRGVYHFPIEKPIMSEADLQCSALGNSNTSWGASDLRHMIVDDLNCPYSMGQFIWSGIDYIGEPTPYHTRSCYFGQADTAGFPKDPYYLFRSIWGNDPVLHIGVTWDWNPGQLIDIPIMTNCASAELFLNGESLGRKTVDLSDGDQCLPVWKTAYIPGVLKAVGYDAAGQEIMTDIRITPNNTDHFILTAEDSELLSDGHDITFVDVTAADHAGNPVWNARDHIHITVSGGGCLVGTDNGDSTDTDGYKSCSRRLFNGKLLLIIGSTGSTDDVIIRTESPGLPDSELIIPVIKAPQKPGTSRIQRIPDLPGRKSVPVRKIEIEPLGSVLLNKSHPECCFRFRILPEHADCREITWQVTNASGIETPYAALSVMNGNEVCVRVSGDGNFYLRAVTGEQEDHPDFISQIEFSAEGIGSPALDPYAFVSAGLYDLHSGNIGTGNEKGVSFDREGESMIGFSFLDFGKAGSDTLVMPIFALDGNAYDIELFEGDPGKGGQLIQVLRYQKPSIWNVYQEETFHLNRRLSGICSLCFRMHQKVHLRGFRFEKQSRAFISHSAAEADRIYGDSYTAGKDSIRGIGNNVTLSFDEMDFEDVQEAHLEITGYTPLHVNTITIRFTVPDGSTHTQIADFRGTGDGIPTSQVFSVRTPGGPCSVSFVFLPGSQFDFDSFRFSKS; encoded by the coding sequence ATGACCCGACTGATCAACGACGGCTGGGAATTCCTTAAGCTTCCGAACGGAAGCAGTATTACAGATGCAAAAAGCAGCAGCGGATGGGTTCCTGTCGACCTTCCGCATGACTGGCTGATCTGGCAGGCTGACAACCTGTATGAATCCGCTGACGCATGGTACCGCCGGAGTATCCGGATGGATGCAGATCTTCCTCCTGTATGCCTGATTCATTTTGACGGCGTATATATGGACTGTGATATTCTTCTCAACGATGAGGTGATCGATTCCCATGCCTACGGATATACCGCCTTTACCACAGACCTGAGCAGCCGCCTTCATCCCGGGATGAATGAGGTGATGGTTCATATCCGCCATCAATCCCCGAATTCCAGATGGTATTCCGGAAGCGGCATTTTCCGTGATGTCACCCTTCTGTTTCTTCCGGAATCCCATATCGTTCCGGACAGTTTCTATATCGTCGAAAGCAAAGACGACGAAACATGGAATATTGCGGTAACCGCTGAAACCGCAGGCGGCAGCGATATTCCATTTCAGTTTGATCTCCTGGACCGCGAATTGAATACGGCCGCAACCGTATGCGGCCGTTCATCCGGTTCGTCCGTTTCCGCAGTCCTCCATCTTCCGGATGCACACCTCTGGTCTGTATCCTCTCCATATCTTTATACGCTGCGCTGGCAGTACGGAGAACAGACCGGAGTCCGTAAAATCGGAATTCGTTCGATCCGCATGGATCCGGATTCCGGGCTTTACATCAACAATGAATCCGTCAAACTGAAAGGCGTTTGCCTTCACCATGACCTTGGCGCCCTGGGCGCTGCCTTCCATGAAAAAGCCGCCCGCCGCCAGCTGAAACTGATGCAGGAAATGGGCGTCAATGCACTTCGAACCAGCCACAATCCGCCTGCTGAAAAAATGCTGGATCTCTGCGATGAGCTTGGCATTCTTGTGGTTGATGAAGCCTTTGATATGTGGGAGCGTTCAAAAACAGAATTTGATTACGCCCGTTTTTTCCCGACCTGGGAGGAGCGTGATGTGGCTTCCTGGATCCGCAGGGACCGCTGCCATCCCAGTGTGATCATGTGGTCCATCGGAAATGAAATCTACGATGTTTATGCTGATATCCGCGGCGCTGAAGTGACACAGATGCTCAAGGAGCAGGTTGAGTTTCATGATCCCGCCCGCCATGCTGCCGTTACCTTCGGCTGCAACTATATGCCGTGGGAAGGCGGGCAGCGCTGTGCCGATATTTTAAAAACTGCCGGATACAATTACGGTGAAAACCTGTATGCAACTCACCACCGGCAGCATCCGGACTGGATCATATACGGAAGCGAGACCGGCAGTGTCCTGTCCAGCCGCGGCGTTTACCACTTTCCAATCGAGAAGCCAATCATGAGCGAAGCCGACCTGCAATGCTCCGCGCTTGGAAACAGCAATACGAGCTGGGGAGCTTCCGACCTGCGGCATATGATTGTCGATGATCTCAACTGTCCGTACAGTATGGGCCAGTTTATCTGGAGCGGAATCGACTACATCGGTGAACCCACCCCTTACCATACCCGGTCCTGTTATTTCGGGCAGGCAGATACTGCCGGTTTCCCCAAAGATCCCTATTACCTGTTCCGGAGTATCTGGGGAAACGATCCTGTTCTGCATATCGGAGTCACCTGGGACTGGAATCCCGGACAGCTGATTGATATTCCGATCATGACCAACTGCGCCTCTGCCGAGCTGTTTCTGAACGGGGAGTCTCTCGGGCGGAAGACCGTTGATCTTTCCGACGGGGATCAATGCCTCCCGGTATGGAAAACCGCTTATATCCCCGGTGTACTGAAAGCAGTCGGATATGATGCTGCCGGGCAGGAAATCATGACGGATATCCGGATTACACCGAACAACACCGATCACTTCATCCTAACTGCCGAAGACAGTGAGCTTTTGTCCGACGGACATGACATCACATTCGTTGATGTCACCGCTGCGGACCATGCCGGAAATCCGGTCTGGAATGCCCGCGACCATATCCATATCACCGTATCCGGCGGCGGATGCCTTGTCGGAACGGACAACGGAGACTCGACCGATACCGACGGATATAAATCCTGCAGCCGCCGCCTTTTCAACGGAAAGCTGCTGCTGATTATCGGTTCCACCGGAAGCACAGATGATGTTATTATCCGTACGGAATCTCCGGGCCTTCCTGATTCCGAACTGATCATTCCTGTGATCAAGGCCCCGCAGAAACCCGGAACCAGTCGGATTCAGCGAATCCCGGACCTGCCCGGCAGAAAATCCGTTCCTGTCCGCAAGATCGAAATTGAACCGCTTGGCAGCGTACTCCTGAACAAAAGCCATCCTGAATGCTGCTTCCGTTTCCGCATTCTCCCTGAACACGCCGACTGCCGGGAAATCACATGGCAGGTCACAAATGCTTCCGGCATTGAAACCCCATATGCTGCCCTGTCCGTGATGAACGGCAATGAAGTCTGCGTCCGGGTCTCCGGCGACGGGAATTTTTACCTTCGGGCTGTAACCGGTGAACAGGAAGACCATCCGGATTTTATCAGCCAGATCGAGTTTTCCGCCGAAGGAATCGGTTCTCCCGCACTGGATCCGTATGCTTTTGTTTCAGCAGGCCTTTATGATCTCCATTCCGGAAATATCGGAACCGGCAATGAGAAAGGCGTCTCTTTTGACCGGGAAGGGGAGAGTATGATCGGCTTTTCCTTCCTCGATTTCGGAAAAGCCGGATCCGACACCTTGGTCATGCCCATTTTTGCCCTGGACGGGAATGCTTATGACATCGAACTTTTTGAAGGTGATCCCGGAAAAGGCGGTCAGCTGATCCAGGTTCTCCGATACCAGAAGCCATCCATCTGGAATGTTTACCAGGAAGAAACATTCCATCTGAACCGCCGTCTTTCCGGAATCTGCTCCCTTTGCTTCCGGATGCACCAGAAGGTTCATCTCCGCGGTTTCCGTTTTGAAAAGCAGAGCCGTGCTTTTATCTCCCATTCAGCTGCAGAAGCAGACCGCATTTACGGTGATTCATATACAGCCGGGAAGGATTCCATCCGCGGAATCGGTAACAATGTCACACTTTCATTTGATGAAATGGATTTTGAGGATGTGCAGGAAGCACACCTGGAAATCACCGGATATACGCCCCTTCATGTGAACACCATTACCATACGGTTCACCGTTCCTGACGGCAGTACCCATACGCAGATCGCAGATTTCCGCGGAACCGGGGACGGCATTCCGACAAGTCAGGTTTTTTCCGTCCGGACTCCGGGCGGTCCTTGCAGCGTTTCCTTTGTTTTCCTGCCGGGAAGCCAGTTTGATTTTGATTCCTTCCGTTTTTCAAAGTCCTGA
- a CDS encoding phosphoglucosamine mutase: protein MGKYFGTDGFRGKAGVVLTADHAFKTGRFLGWYYSKKHLDDKARIVIGKDTRRSSYMYENALAAGITSSGADVYLLHVTTTPCVSYITRTEGFDCGVMISASHNPYYDNGIKLMNNKGEKMDDDLQDQVEKYIDGETEELPFAKEDQIGCTVDFYSGRNRYIGYLTNLATRPFDDRKVALDCSNGSSWMIGPAVFNALGAKTYVIHNKPDGVNINRDCGSTHIESLKNYVRENNLDVGFAFDGDADRCLAVDENGEEVNGDKIMYICAKYLKSHGQLPSNTVVTTIMSNFGLYKALDAAGINYEKTAVGDRYVYENMKAYDHLIGGEQSGHIIFRKHARTGDGLITAIMLMGVMIDTQLPLSVLAEGCKMYPQVLKNVVVDDKDETLAEQAVMDAVNECTEALGDSGRVLLRKSGTEPVLRVMAEAGIREECEKNVDKIIESMKASGHLIEVKK, encoded by the coding sequence ATGGGAAAATACTTTGGAACGGATGGCTTCAGGGGAAAGGCCGGCGTCGTTCTGACCGCCGACCACGCATTCAAAACCGGTCGTTTTCTCGGTTGGTATTACAGCAAAAAACATCTTGACGACAAAGCCCGGATTGTGATCGGCAAGGATACGCGGCGTTCTTCCTATATGTATGAAAATGCGCTTGCAGCCGGCATTACCTCTTCCGGTGCGGATGTTTACCTCCTGCATGTGACGACCACCCCCTGCGTCAGCTATATCACACGGACTGAGGGTTTTGACTGCGGCGTTATGATTTCTGCCAGCCATAATCCTTATTATGACAACGGAATCAAGCTGATGAACAACAAGGGCGAGAAAATGGATGACGACCTGCAGGACCAGGTTGAAAAATATATCGACGGGGAGACCGAAGAACTTCCGTTCGCAAAGGAAGACCAGATCGGCTGCACGGTTGACTTCTATTCCGGACGCAACCGTTACATCGGTTACCTGACCAACCTGGCAACCCGTCCGTTTGACGACCGGAAGGTTGCGCTGGATTGTTCCAACGGTTCCAGCTGGATGATCGGTCCTGCTGTTTTCAATGCACTGGGCGCCAAGACTTATGTGATCCACAACAAACCCGACGGCGTCAATATCAACCGGGACTGCGGCAGCACGCATATTGAGAGCCTGAAGAATTATGTCCGGGAAAACAACCTGGATGTCGGTTTTGCATTTGACGGTGACGCGGACCGCTGCCTGGCCGTGGATGAAAACGGCGAAGAAGTCAACGGCGACAAAATCATGTATATCTGTGCCAAATACCTGAAGAGCCACGGCCAGCTGCCCAGCAATACCGTTGTTACCACTATCATGAGTAATTTCGGCCTGTACAAAGCGCTGGATGCCGCCGGTATCAATTATGAAAAAACCGCGGTTGGCGACCGGTATGTTTATGAAAACATGAAGGCCTATGACCATCTGATCGGCGGCGAACAAAGCGGCCACATCATTTTCCGGAAGCACGCCCGTACCGGTGACGGCCTGATTACGGCCATCATGCTGATGGGGGTCATGATTGATACCCAGCTCCCGCTTTCCGTGCTTGCCGAAGGGTGCAAGATGTATCCCCAGGTACTGAAGAATGTCGTGGTTGACGACAAGGATGAAACCCTTGCTGAACAGGCGGTAATGGATGCCGTGAACGAATGCACGGAAGCGCTCGGCGACAGCGGCCGTGTGCTGCTCCGGAAGAGCGGTACGGAACCTGTTCTGCGCGTTATGGCTGAAGCCGGAATCCGTGAAGAATGCGAAAAAAATGTTGACAAAATCATTGAATCCATGAAGGCCAGCGGCCATCTGATTGAGGTGAAGAAATAA
- a CDS encoding UDP-N-acetylglucosamine pyrophosphorylase, with translation MLKTKDLYDLTHTRAASILEESEYPWQALGKIKEFIIQLGKTLPADEFDEVSENVWIAKDAKIYPNNYIGAPAIIGHETEVRPGAFIRGSALVGDHCVVGNSTELKNVILFDNVQVPHYNYVGDSILGYKSHMGAGSITSNVKSDKLPVVIKCGSERMETGMKKIGAMLGDRVEVGCNSVLNPGTIIGRDSNVYPTSCVRGTIPEKSIWKDNGTIVAKK, from the coding sequence ATGCTGAAAACAAAAGACCTGTATGATCTGACTCATACGCGTGCGGCCTCCATCCTGGAAGAATCCGAATATCCCTGGCAGGCTCTCGGAAAAATCAAGGAATTCATCATCCAGCTGGGAAAGACCCTGCCCGCCGATGAATTTGACGAAGTCAGCGAAAACGTCTGGATCGCGAAGGATGCCAAAATCTATCCGAACAATTATATCGGGGCACCTGCCATTATCGGTCACGAAACAGAAGTCCGTCCCGGTGCATTTATCCGTGGCAGCGCGCTGGTAGGCGATCACTGTGTGGTCGGCAACAGCACAGAACTGAAAAATGTCATTCTCTTCGACAATGTTCAGGTTCCGCACTACAATTATGTCGGGGACAGCATTCTCGGATACAAAAGCCACATGGGTGCCGGTTCCATTACATCCAATGTCAAAAGCGACAAGCTGCCGGTTGTGATCAAATGCGGAAGCGAGCGGATGGAAACCGGCATGAAGAAAATCGGCGCCATGCTGGGAGATCGTGTGGAAGTCGGCTGCAACAGCGTCCTGAATCCCGGCACCATCATCGGCCGCGATTCCAACGTTTATCCGACTTCATGCGTACGCGGCACAATTCCCGAAAAGAGCATCTGGAAAGACAACGGAACCATCGTTGCCAAGAAATAA
- a CDS encoding glucosamine-6-phosphate deaminase — translation MKVIIAKNYEDGARKAADIIEKIVRENPTCTLGLATGSSPVGMYRELARRCKEEGLDFSRIHSVNLDEYVGLDGTHDQSYRYFMNDNLFDHINIDKQNTYVAKGTGDVAANLAEFNAVLDRTDIAIQVLGVGPDGHLGFNEPGDTLYDGAHEETLDDSTIEANKRFFASKEEVPTHAVTMGMGNIMRASRLLMIISGNKQEAATKLLIENKIDPHCPCTFMRLHRDATVIIEQALADQIGYKG, via the coding sequence ATGAAGGTTATTATTGCGAAGAACTATGAAGACGGCGCACGGAAAGCCGCAGACATTATTGAAAAAATCGTCCGTGAAAACCCCACCTGCACACTCGGCCTGGCCACCGGTTCCAGCCCTGTGGGAATGTATCGTGAGCTTGCACGCCGCTGCAAGGAGGAAGGGCTTGATTTCAGCAGGATTCACAGCGTCAACCTGGATGAATATGTCGGCCTGGACGGAACGCATGACCAGAGTTACCGTTATTTTATGAACGACAATCTGTTTGACCACATCAACATTGACAAACAGAATACATATGTCGCAAAGGGAACCGGCGATGTGGCCGCCAATCTTGCCGAATTCAATGCTGTCCTGGACCGGACCGATATCGCAATCCAGGTCCTGGGTGTCGGACCGGACGGACATCTCGGTTTCAATGAGCCCGGCGATACCCTGTATGACGGCGCCCATGAAGAAACGCTGGATGATTCCACCATTGAAGCCAACAAACGGTTCTTTGCCAGCAAGGAAGAGGTTCCCACCCACGCGGTCACCATGGGCATGGGAAATATCATGCGCGCTTCCCGGCTGCTGATGATTATTTCCGGCAACAAGCAGGAAGCTGCCACCAAGCTGCTGATTGAAAACAAGATCGATCCGCACTGCCCCTGCACCTTCATGCGGCTGCACCGGGACGCCACGGTAATCATTGAGCAGGCACTGGCAGACCAGATCGGCTACAAGGGATAA
- a CDS encoding TrpB-like pyridoxal phosphate-dependent enzyme gives MANEKTIPYKIYLEEKEMPTYWYNVRADMKNKPAPLLNPGTHQPMTAEELSAVFCDELVKQELDNETREYPIPAEILDFYKMYRPAPLVRAYCLEKKLQTPAKIYYKFEGNNTSGSHKLNSAIAQAYYAKKQGLKGVTTETGAGQWGTALSMACSYFGLDCKVFMVKVSYEQKPFRREVMRTYGASVVPSPSDTTNVGRKILEQFPGTTGSLGCAISEAVEVAVSNPGYRYVLGSVLNQVLLHQSVIGVETKIAMDKYGIQPDIIIGCAGGGSNLGGLIAPFMGEKLRGEKDYRFIAVEPASCPSLTRGKYAYDYCDTGMVCPLAKMYTLGSSFIPAPNHAGGLRYHGMSSILSQLYDDGMMEARSVEQTSVFRAAEEFARVEGILPAPESSHAIRVAIDEAVRCRETGEEKTILFGLTGTGYFDLVAYEKFHNGEMTDYIPTDEELEKGFEGLPRI, from the coding sequence ATGGCAAACGAAAAAACGATTCCCTACAAAATCTACCTTGAAGAAAAGGAGATGCCGACATATTGGTACAATGTCCGTGCGGATATGAAAAACAAGCCGGCTCCCCTTCTGAATCCCGGTACGCATCAGCCGATGACAGCGGAAGAACTGAGCGCGGTTTTCTGCGATGAACTGGTGAAGCAGGAACTGGATAATGAAACCAGGGAATATCCGATTCCGGCTGAAATCCTTGACTTCTACAAGATGTATCGTCCCGCTCCCCTGGTACGCGCATACTGCCTGGAAAAGAAGCTGCAGACGCCGGCTAAAATCTATTACAAATTCGAGGGAAACAATACATCCGGAAGCCATAAACTGAATTCCGCGATTGCCCAGGCATATTATGCGAAGAAGCAGGGCCTGAAGGGTGTGACAACTGAAACCGGTGCCGGGCAGTGGGGCACTGCGCTGTCCATGGCATGCTCATATTTCGGCCTGGACTGCAAGGTTTTCATGGTAAAAGTTTCCTATGAGCAGAAACCTTTCCGCCGTGAAGTGATGCGGACCTACGGTGCTTCCGTGGTTCCATCCCCTTCCGACACAACGAATGTCGGCCGGAAAATCCTCGAACAGTTCCCGGGAACCACGGGATCTCTTGGCTGTGCAATTTCCGAAGCAGTTGAAGTTGCGGTTTCCAATCCGGGATACCGTTATGTGCTTGGAAGTGTGCTGAACCAGGTGCTTCTCCACCAGTCTGTGATCGGAGTCGAGACAAAAATAGCGATGGACAAGTACGGGATCCAGCCGGACATCATCATCGGATGTGCCGGCGGCGGCAGCAACCTGGGCGGTCTGATTGCTCCGTTTATGGGCGAGAAACTCCGGGGAGAGAAAGATTACCGGTTCATTGCGGTGGAACCTGCCTCCTGCCCCAGCCTGACACGAGGGAAATATGCATACGACTACTGTGATACCGGTATGGTATGCCCGCTGGCAAAGATGTATACCCTCGGCAGCAGCTTTATTCCTGCTCCGAACCACGCGGGCGGCCTTCGCTACCATGGGATGAGTTCCATCCTGTCCCAGCTGTATGATGACGGGATGATGGAAGCCCGCAGTGTCGAACAGACCAGTGTTTTCAGGGCGGCTGAAGAATTTGCCCGCGTCGAGGGAATCCTTCCCGCTCCTGAGAGTAGTCATGCAATCCGGGTTGCAATTGACGAAGCGGTCCGCTGCAGGGAAACCGGAGAGGAAAAGACGATACTGTTCGGCCTGACAGGAACCGGATATTTCGACCTGGTGGCGTATGAGAAATTCCACAACGGAGAGATGACGGATTATATTCCGACCGATGAGGAACTGGAGAAAGGCTTTGAAGGGCTGCCCCGAATCTGA